Proteins from one Erysipelothrix larvae genomic window:
- a CDS encoding VOC family protein encodes MKLEHVAIYVEDLERAKNFFETYFEGTSNELYHNKSTGLKTYFITFEDGARLEIMTRPHLIVREPAPYETGYTHLAFSVGSKEKVDTLTKQLQNEGYQVISGPRTTGDGYYESCIVGFEGHQIEITE; translated from the coding sequence ATGAAACTTGAACATGTCGCAATCTATGTTGAGGATCTTGAACGTGCAAAGAATTTCTTTGAGACCTATTTTGAAGGTACATCAAATGAACTCTATCACAATAAATCAACCGGACTTAAAACTTACTTCATTACGTTTGAAGATGGCGCAAGACTTGAAATAATGACCCGCCCTCACCTGATTGTTAGAGAACCAGCACCCTATGAAACGGGGTATACTCATCTCGCATTTAGTGTGGGTTCAAAAGAAAAAGTAGATACACTGACAAAACAACTGCAAAATGAAGGATACCAAGTGATTTCTGGACCGCGTACAACGGGTGATGGATATTATGAAAGTTGCATTGTTGGCTTTGAAGGACATCAAATCGAAATAACCGAGTAA
- the gltS gene encoding sodium/glutamate symporter — translation MKFETIDGLLTIQLGLVETTMLAGALLMLGYALRHKIHFLEKFCIPAPVIGGLIFALVAWGLRSFNIIAFSLDTTLQTPFMIAFFACVGFSGSFALLKRGGKALIIFLFICFGMAIVQNIVGVSLAKLMNINPLLGVMAGAVSLTGGHGNAAAFGPSAESLGAVGAEAVAVAAATYGLIAGSLSGGPIGRYLIDRYKPPIKTSDDALFTEENTNTKAEKQMIDAFTLMKYMTFVGVFMVIGNLAVNWVASLNIKNFALPAYVGAMFAAIIFRNLNDTFKLMDFREDAIDLIKEVGLGFFLTMAIMTLRIWDLASLAGPLIIILLVQTVVVLFVIRFIVWPAMGKDYDAAVIAAGFSGVGLGVTATGVASMSSVTEHFNQPSPKALIIVPLCNAVFIDIVAIPAILWFLQTFA, via the coding sequence ATGAAATTTGAAACAATTGACGGGCTCTTAACAATCCAATTGGGTCTAGTTGAAACAACGATGTTAGCCGGAGCGCTCCTTATGTTGGGATATGCTTTACGTCATAAGATTCATTTTTTGGAGAAATTCTGTATTCCTGCACCTGTAATTGGAGGTCTGATTTTTGCCTTAGTTGCATGGGGACTTCGAAGTTTTAATATAATAGCCTTTAGCTTGGACACGACACTTCAGACACCCTTCATGATTGCCTTCTTTGCATGTGTAGGGTTTAGTGGTAGTTTCGCCTTGCTCAAGCGGGGAGGAAAAGCACTCATTATTTTCTTATTCATCTGTTTTGGAATGGCAATTGTTCAAAATATTGTGGGAGTATCCCTCGCGAAACTGATGAATATTAATCCATTGCTTGGCGTAATGGCTGGAGCTGTATCCTTAACAGGAGGGCATGGTAACGCAGCAGCATTTGGTCCTTCAGCAGAGAGCTTAGGCGCTGTGGGTGCTGAGGCAGTTGCAGTTGCTGCAGCAACCTATGGCTTAATTGCAGGATCATTAAGTGGGGGTCCAATTGGGCGATATTTAATTGATCGCTACAAACCACCAATCAAAACCAGTGATGATGCTTTGTTTACTGAAGAAAACACGAATACAAAGGCAGAAAAGCAAATGATTGATGCGTTTACTCTAATGAAATATATGACCTTTGTCGGTGTCTTTATGGTTATTGGAAATCTCGCAGTAAATTGGGTTGCGAGTTTAAATATCAAAAACTTTGCACTGCCAGCTTATGTTGGTGCGATGTTTGCTGCGATAATCTTCAGGAATCTAAATGATACTTTTAAGCTTATGGACTTTCGGGAAGATGCCATTGATCTCATCAAAGAAGTTGGCCTTGGATTCTTCCTAACTATGGCAATTATGACCTTACGTATTTGGGATCTTGCATCGCTTGCTGGCCCCCTTATCATTATCTTGCTGGTTCAAACAGTCGTTGTATTATTTGTGATACGGTTTATTGTTTGGCCTGCGATGGGTAAAGACTACGATGCAGCTGTCATTGCTGCTGGTTTCTCTGGTGTCGGTTTAGGTGTTACCGCAACGGGTGTTGCAAGTATGAGTTCTGTTACAGAACACTTTAATCAACCATCACCAAAAGCTTTAATCATTGTACCATTGTGTAATGCAGTGTTTATCGACATTGTCGCCATTCCTGCAATCCTTTGGTTCTTACAAACATTTGCATAA
- a CDS encoding FtsB family cell division protein, whose product MTQTTLRQKRKFSVNRAIGGVVALAIVFVSGVLIFNSAKEWFRYYESSQTLQTVQQELSELEEKQAALEATKDKLSNPDYVQNFARGVHLMSKSEEQIFVLPKADE is encoded by the coding sequence ATGACACAAACGACATTGAGACAAAAACGAAAATTTTCAGTAAATCGTGCAATTGGCGGAGTAGTTGCTCTCGCAATCGTATTTGTTTCTGGGGTGCTTATCTTTAACTCAGCGAAAGAGTGGTTCCGTTATTACGAATCATCCCAAACGTTGCAAACAGTTCAACAAGAGTTATCAGAACTTGAAGAAAAACAAGCTGCGCTTGAAGCAACTAAAGATAAACTATCAAACCCTGACTATGTTCAAAACTTTGCACGCGGTGTTCATTTGATGTCAAAATCAGAAGAACAAATCTTTGTATTGCCAAAAGCAGATGAATAA
- the ftcD gene encoding glutamate formimidoyltransferase has protein sequence MSKLIECIPNFSEGRDQTIINALVDTATSIKGVTLLDHSSDESHNRSVFTLVGTPEGIEEAAFELCKKASELIDMRKHTGEHPRMGATDVIPFVPVKNATAKDCVEISINVAKRISESLGIPTFLYEDSATRPERKNLAKVRKGQFEGMPEKLLEEDWAPDFGERKIHETAGVTAVGGRMPLVAFNVNLNTSDINIANKIAKKIRGSSGGYTYIKGIGVMLEDRNIAQVSMNLVNYEKNAMYVAFETIKFEAKRYGVEILGSEVIGLTPMKALIDCAEYYLQIEDFDYAKQVLENHIL, from the coding sequence ATGTCAAAATTAATCGAATGCATTCCTAACTTTAGTGAAGGACGCGATCAAACAATTATCAATGCGCTTGTTGATACCGCAACAAGTATCAAAGGCGTTACCTTACTGGATCACTCATCTGATGAAAGTCACAATCGCAGTGTATTCACACTTGTGGGAACACCTGAGGGTATTGAGGAAGCAGCTTTTGAATTGTGCAAGAAAGCATCTGAACTTATTGATATGAGAAAACACACGGGTGAACACCCACGTATGGGAGCGACTGACGTCATCCCCTTTGTTCCAGTAAAAAACGCAACCGCAAAGGACTGTGTTGAAATCTCGATTAATGTCGCAAAACGCATCTCAGAGTCATTAGGAATTCCTACATTCCTCTATGAAGATTCCGCAACACGTCCTGAACGTAAGAATCTTGCGAAAGTACGTAAGGGCCAATTTGAAGGAATGCCTGAGAAGTTGCTTGAAGAAGATTGGGCACCAGACTTTGGTGAACGAAAGATTCATGAAACAGCGGGTGTCACAGCCGTTGGAGGTAGAATGCCACTGGTAGCATTCAATGTGAACTTGAACACCAGCGACATCAATATTGCGAATAAGATTGCGAAGAAAATACGTGGATCAAGTGGTGGTTACACATACATTAAAGGAATCGGCGTGATGCTTGAAGATCGTAACATAGCACAAGTATCCATGAATCTTGTGAACTACGAAAAAAATGCAATGTATGTTGCCTTTGAAACAATTAAGTTTGAAGCGAAACGCTATGGTGTCGAAATCCTTGGTAGTGAAGTTATTGGATTAACACCGATGAAAGCATTAATTGACTGTGCAGAATATTATCTTCAAATTGAAGACTTTGATTATGCAAAACAAGTCTTAGAAAACCACATATTATAA
- a CDS encoding GntR family transcriptional regulator, with translation MENLKINRDSPLSIVEQIVSYYKAAILTRRIQNNVKLPSERQLSSLLGVARGTISKAYQQLVDLSLVESKHNDGYYVSFQPQILNDITKKHAMDLMDHAFDQLYEMGLTDTEIVNIIKLKISAQKSLENINILIVSNNHLILSKLESELSYLTQKTFYLFTLSFMTLNSIQISKNPSDLLMTYDLIIATIIDYDQLVEIIPEHNHKILRANIVPTNSTLKLLSSLPKYSRITVIYRTDVFKQLVIDTLTNLGFKFENIYAYYEHDYNPKNHSLNGVNAIINFNESPLYTNPAFQQRNHEFILNGGKIIHFEYMLTRTSLTAIEERIHSIKVKR, from the coding sequence ATGGAAAATCTCAAAATTAACCGAGATTCGCCGTTAAGTATTGTCGAACAGATTGTCTCATATTATAAAGCTGCAATCCTTACACGTCGAATTCAAAATAATGTTAAGTTGCCATCAGAAAGGCAATTGTCTTCTCTTTTGGGTGTCGCACGCGGCACAATTAGCAAGGCATATCAACAACTTGTTGATTTGTCTTTGGTTGAATCGAAACATAATGATGGCTATTATGTGTCTTTTCAGCCACAAATTCTGAATGATATCACGAAGAAACATGCCATGGATCTTATGGATCATGCTTTTGATCAATTATATGAAATGGGGCTTACAGATACTGAAATTGTGAATATTATAAAACTAAAAATCAGTGCCCAAAAGTCACTGGAGAACATCAATATTCTCATTGTTTCAAATAATCACTTAATCTTATCGAAACTTGAATCAGAGTTGTCGTATTTAACGCAAAAGACTTTTTATCTTTTTACCTTGTCTTTTATGACACTTAATAGCATACAAATTAGCAAAAACCCAAGCGATTTATTGATGACATATGATTTAATTATTGCAACAATCATTGATTATGATCAACTGGTAGAAATAATCCCTGAACATAATCACAAAATCCTTCGTGCAAACATTGTACCAACAAACTCGACTCTAAAGCTTTTGAGTTCTTTACCAAAATATTCACGAATCACAGTAATATATCGTACAGACGTATTCAAACAACTCGTCATTGATACACTTACAAACTTAGGCTTTAAATTCGAAAATATCTATGCCTATTATGAACATGATTACAATCCCAAGAATCACAGCCTTAATGGGGTCAATGCGATTATTAACTTCAATGAATCACCATTGTATACCAATCCGGCATTTCAACAAAGAAACCATGAATTCATTCTTAATGGCGGGAAGATTATTCATTTTGAATACATGCTAACGCGTACTTCTCTTACTGCGATTGAAGAGCGGATTCACAGCATTAAAGTGAAACGATAA
- the tmk gene encoding dTMP kinase translates to MSLFITLEGPDGSGKTTVTKNIESYFKSKQIPFVLTREPGGIGISEKIREIILDVEHDTMDDRTEALLYAASRRQHLIEKILPALKEDKVVWCERFVDSSLAYQGVGRGIGMEAVLSINLFAIEHHMPDVTFFLDISPEEGLKRVGKRAAEDRLELAGDAFHKRVYEGYQEIIKNNPERIVVIDATQSPGKVVHDIIDVLEGRFGL, encoded by the coding sequence ATGAGTTTATTTATTACATTAGAAGGTCCTGATGGTAGTGGAAAAACTACCGTTACAAAAAATATAGAATCATACTTTAAATCAAAACAAATCCCTTTTGTACTGACGCGTGAGCCAGGTGGGATTGGTATTTCAGAAAAAATTAGAGAAATAATATTGGATGTTGAACATGATACGATGGATGATCGAACTGAAGCATTGCTCTATGCAGCAAGCAGACGCCAACATTTAATTGAAAAGATATTACCCGCTTTAAAAGAAGATAAAGTTGTATGGTGTGAGCGATTTGTGGATAGTTCTTTAGCATATCAAGGTGTTGGTCGCGGTATTGGCATGGAGGCTGTTTTAAGCATCAATTTATTTGCGATTGAACACCATATGCCAGATGTTACATTCTTTTTAGATATTAGTCCTGAGGAAGGCTTAAAACGTGTTGGGAAACGTGCTGCAGAAGATCGATTAGAGCTCGCAGGGGATGCTTTTCATAAACGTGTCTATGAAGGATACCAAGAAATCATCAAAAATAATCCAGAGCGAATCGTTGTGATTGATGCAACCCAGTCACCTGGGAAAGTAGTTCACGATATTATCGATGTGCTTGAAGGAAGATTTGGACTATGA
- a CDS encoding formate--tetrahydrofolate ligase, translating into MSYLSDIEIVQQAHLKPIVEVAMKLNVEESLYYYGKYKAKLNIHHLEDKEPSGKLVLVTAINPTPAGEGKTTTSIGLGDALNRLGKKTIIALREPSLGPVFGVKGGAAGGGYAQVVPMEDINLHFTGDFHAIGAANNLLAALIDNHIYQGNALNIDPRRVTWRRVVDMNDRQLRNIVDGLGGKTNGEPREDGFDITVASEVMAVLCLAKNITDLKERLGRMVVGYNRNDEPITAKDLNAQGAMAALLKEAIKPNLVQTLEGNAALIHGGPFANIAHGCNSLIATQTALKLADYVITEAGFGADLGAEKFIDIKCRSLNKSPDAVVLVATVRALKMHGGQKKADLETKNLDALEKGIPNLLRHIESITQCFGLPVVVAINKFPTDHEAELQLIRDKCRLHNVNVALSDVWAKGGKGGEALAKEVINLVEHGVPHFNYAYELEDSIETKIEKIVTRIYGGSSVSYTAKARKTIKKLTELGYHTLPICMAKTQYSLSDDAKRIGRPEGFDITIRDVKVSAGAGFIVVLTGEIMTMPGLPKVPSANSIDIDEDGKISGLF; encoded by the coding sequence ATGTCGTATCTCAGTGATATAGAAATCGTTCAACAAGCACATCTTAAACCAATAGTTGAGGTTGCCATGAAGTTGAATGTAGAAGAATCCTTGTATTATTATGGGAAGTATAAAGCAAAACTGAACATCCATCATCTCGAAGATAAGGAACCTTCAGGAAAACTCGTCTTGGTTACTGCGATTAATCCAACACCTGCAGGCGAGGGGAAAACCACAACCTCAATTGGCCTTGGTGATGCACTTAATCGACTGGGTAAGAAAACAATTATTGCCTTAAGAGAACCTTCTTTAGGTCCCGTATTTGGTGTGAAGGGCGGTGCCGCAGGAGGCGGGTATGCACAAGTTGTTCCAATGGAAGATATCAACCTGCATTTCACGGGCGATTTTCATGCAATCGGTGCTGCAAATAATTTGCTCGCAGCTTTAATCGATAATCACATCTATCAAGGAAACGCACTTAACATTGATCCTCGTAGAGTCACATGGCGCCGTGTTGTTGATATGAACGATCGTCAACTTCGAAATATTGTGGATGGGTTAGGTGGTAAAACAAATGGCGAACCACGAGAAGATGGGTTTGACATTACCGTTGCCTCTGAAGTGATGGCTGTCCTTTGTCTTGCGAAAAATATTACAGACTTAAAAGAACGATTGGGTCGTATGGTTGTGGGTTATAATCGAAATGATGAACCGATTACTGCAAAAGACTTAAACGCACAGGGTGCTATGGCAGCCTTACTCAAAGAAGCAATCAAACCAAACCTTGTTCAGACACTCGAAGGAAATGCAGCCTTAATTCATGGAGGGCCTTTCGCAAACATAGCGCATGGATGTAATTCATTGATTGCAACTCAAACTGCACTTAAACTTGCGGATTATGTCATCACAGAAGCTGGATTTGGCGCAGACTTAGGTGCGGAAAAGTTTATTGATATTAAGTGTCGCAGTCTTAATAAATCGCCAGATGCAGTTGTACTTGTTGCTACTGTACGCGCCTTAAAAATGCATGGGGGACAAAAGAAGGCTGATCTTGAAACAAAGAATCTTGACGCATTAGAAAAGGGAATTCCAAATCTATTACGTCACATTGAAAGCATAACTCAATGCTTTGGACTCCCAGTTGTTGTTGCGATTAATAAATTCCCAACAGATCATGAAGCGGAACTTCAACTTATTCGTGATAAATGTCGTTTGCACAATGTCAATGTTGCACTTTCTGATGTATGGGCAAAGGGTGGAAAAGGGGGAGAAGCACTTGCAAAAGAAGTGATTAATCTTGTTGAACACGGTGTTCCTCATTTCAATTACGCTTATGAATTAGAAGATTCAATCGAGACTAAAATTGAAAAGATTGTTACTAGAATATATGGCGGCTCTTCTGTTAGCTATACCGCGAAGGCTCGAAAAACCATCAAGAAACTTACGGAACTTGGCTATCATACCTTGCCAATCTGTATGGCAAAGACACAGTATTCACTCTCTGATGATGCAAAACGCATTGGTCGCCCTGAAGGCTTTGATATCACAATTCGTGATGTAAAGGTATCGGCAGGCGCTGGCTTTATTGTGGTCTTAACTGGAGAAATCATGACCATGCCTGGACTTCCTAAAGTACCATCAGCAAACAGTATTGATATTGATGAAGATGGTAAAATAAGTGGACTCTTCTAG
- a CDS encoding HutD family protein: protein MDIISIDTLQTTSWSGGITHQIAIYPSDAVFAHHDFIYRVSSAEVELDESNFTSFKKYTRYIISLNNPLKISHNKGGHIELDPLQVHRFSGDVETTAYGKCSDFNLIIQNGLLGSIGVLRHDLQEIPSGHTIIYAYDERVYLEVNGESRIIEKHKALLIRSKEPIKVGFLSSRAVYANIQIN from the coding sequence ATGGATATCATTTCAATTGACACACTGCAAACTACATCATGGTCTGGTGGGATTACACATCAGATAGCGATTTATCCAAGTGACGCAGTATTCGCTCATCATGATTTTATTTACAGAGTTTCAAGTGCAGAGGTAGAGTTGGACGAATCCAACTTTACCTCCTTTAAAAAGTACACACGATACATCATTTCACTCAATAACCCACTAAAGATTTCCCATAATAAGGGTGGCCACATTGAATTAGATCCGCTTCAGGTACATCGTTTTAGCGGAGATGTTGAAACAACCGCTTATGGGAAATGTAGCGACTTTAACTTGATTATACAAAATGGCCTCCTTGGATCAATTGGTGTATTACGCCATGACCTTCAAGAAATACCATCGGGGCATACGATTATCTATGCGTATGATGAGCGGGTTTATTTAGAAGTAAATGGTGAAAGTCGAATCATCGAAAAGCATAAAGCACTCCTCATTCGAAGTAAAGAACCAATTAAAGTGGGATTCCTTAGTTCTCGTGCTGTATATGCAAACATTCAAATTAATTAA
- a CDS encoding pyridoxal phosphate-dependent aminotransferase — protein MAKTMNKLIESATVIGVKDLTGYVQEKPEYVKLTIGEPNFNTDDSIKKAAIQALLDNDTHYPPAQGYEHIRKAIADYENEKHGTHYTAENILITQGSTEGLACILNSILNPGDEVVVPMPYYPIYRTIIEMCGAKLVEVDTSDTDFMVDPKRLNEVINENTKAVMFTTPNNPTGTVYTKEAINALSEVLKEKDVFIILDEIYSKILYTEYHSFAQVEALRDKVIVVQSFSKIYAMTGWRLGYVATTPKLITAFMKWHHNVMTGVTSFIQHAIIPALKLDVTDIVEEYKARRDYTYQRLVDMGFDVALPDGAFYIFPSIEKFNMGSKEFCIRAAQEGGVMLVPGKPFGDDKHVRISFCYNMETIEKGLDLLEKFVKNLG, from the coding sequence ATGGCTAAAACGATGAATAAATTGATTGAGAGCGCTACAGTAATCGGCGTAAAGGATTTGACAGGTTATGTTCAAGAAAAACCAGAGTATGTAAAACTTACAATTGGGGAACCTAACTTCAATACTGATGATTCAATCAAAAAAGCCGCCATTCAAGCCCTCTTAGATAACGATACGCATTACCCTCCAGCACAAGGGTATGAACACATACGAAAAGCAATTGCAGACTATGAAAACGAAAAACATGGAACACACTATACTGCTGAGAATATCTTAATAACACAAGGTTCGACAGAAGGTTTAGCATGTATTTTGAACTCTATTTTAAACCCAGGGGATGAAGTTGTTGTACCGATGCCGTATTATCCAATCTATCGTACAATTATTGAAATGTGTGGTGCAAAGCTTGTTGAAGTTGATACAAGCGACACAGATTTTATGGTAGATCCGAAACGATTAAATGAAGTGATTAATGAGAATACAAAAGCGGTTATGTTCACAACACCAAACAACCCTACAGGTACTGTCTATACAAAAGAAGCAATCAATGCACTATCAGAAGTACTCAAAGAAAAAGATGTATTTATCATCCTTGATGAAATTTACAGTAAAATTTTATATACAGAGTATCACAGCTTCGCTCAAGTTGAAGCTTTGCGTGATAAAGTGATTGTGGTTCAATCATTTTCGAAAATATATGCAATGACAGGATGGCGTCTTGGGTATGTCGCTACAACACCAAAACTTATTACAGCCTTTATGAAATGGCATCACAATGTTATGACTGGTGTTACAAGCTTTATTCAACATGCAATCATACCTGCCTTAAAACTCGATGTAACCGACATTGTTGAAGAATACAAAGCAAGACGGGATTATACATATCAAAGACTTGTTGATATGGGCTTTGATGTTGCGCTACCAGATGGTGCATTTTATATCTTCCCTTCCATTGAGAAATTTAATATGGGATCAAAAGAATTTTGTATTCGTGCTGCGCAAGAAGGGGGCGTCATGTTAGTACCAGGAAAACCGTTTGGTGATGATAAACACGTACGAATTTCCTTCTGTTACAACATGGAAACCATCGAAAAAGGATTGGATCTTCTTGAAAAATTCGTTAAAAATTTAGGATAG
- a CDS encoding cyclodeaminase/cyclohydrolase family protein has product MKLVDLTLKDFTSELASSSPAPGGGSAAALSGSIGVSLVSMVGTLTLGSKKYAQHHDATQGLIDQADASRLEFLRIVDADTESFNIVSDAFKLPKETPEDKAARSVAIQAGLKQCTLTPYQILEQALVGMKLIEAMLEGFNTSASSDLGVAALHLHTAAYGGWYNILINLSSIKDQAFVDDYTTKGTYLLETIDTLHQQILDKVASYL; this is encoded by the coding sequence ATGAAACTTGTTGATTTAACCCTAAAAGACTTTACGTCTGAACTTGCTTCCAGTTCGCCTGCACCAGGCGGCGGTAGTGCTGCAGCTTTATCTGGATCAATAGGTGTATCCTTAGTGAGTATGGTCGGAACTTTGACTTTAGGTTCTAAGAAATATGCTCAACACCATGACGCTACACAAGGACTGATAGACCAAGCAGATGCATCCCGTTTGGAGTTTCTACGGATTGTTGATGCAGATACAGAATCCTTTAATATCGTAAGTGATGCCTTTAAATTACCTAAAGAAACACCTGAAGATAAAGCAGCGCGTTCTGTTGCAATCCAAGCAGGTTTGAAGCAATGCACATTAACCCCTTATCAAATCCTTGAACAAGCGCTTGTTGGGATGAAACTGATTGAAGCCATGCTCGAAGGATTTAATACGAGTGCATCGAGTGACTTAGGTGTTGCTGCGCTTCACCTTCACACTGCAGCATATGGAGGGTGGTATAATATTTTAATCAACTTGTCATCCATTAAAGATCAAGCGTTTGTGGATGACTATACGACGAAAGGAACATACCTTCTAGAAACCATTGATACGCTACATCAACAGATTCTGGATAAAGTTGCTTCTTATTTATAA